DNA sequence from the Thamnophis elegans isolate rThaEle1 chromosome 4, rThaEle1.pri, whole genome shotgun sequence genome:
AAACAATTCAGTCCATATAAATGGTTTCAAACTACTTCCTAAAGCAAAATATATCAACCATGTTACACCTTGCTGTGATGACATTCACACTATGTTAAGACAGAATGAAATTTATTTAATCCTGACCTAGCCATTACTGGTTTTAAACCATGTTTTATGGtctagcatgttgtgtgaaacaatttaagcatttttttcaagTAAGGCTGGTTCTAACAGGCTTGgctcctttttcttttgctgctgACTTAGAAGAgaaactattttactattttggtGCTATTTTACCAATGTTCACTTCTTTATAGAATGCTCCATTCTTTTAGtggtgggagtttcatcactggagactttcaaaaagagactgtactgccctgttagaaatggtgtctcctacttgggcggaggggtggactagatgacgtacaaggtcccttccaactctattaatctgaatctgaatcttggGAACTGGAAAGCATAATATTCATTAACTGGACAATAAACTGCTCATTCCCAGCCACTTTTTCTTGCAGCCAAAACATCTGATGCCAAACCACAGGAATCTGAATttattctctcccctccccccaattaaGCCATTCATTGTTTTCAAACAGTAACCAAGTTATAAATTAATTTCTCTATCCCACTTTGGTACAATTGTAGAGTCATGTATCTGTAtgacccaatttttaaaaaaaatgtatctgcACCTATTTGCCAATGAAGTGAATCAGACAAAGTTCATTTCAAGTGCTCCCTTATATAGTCTGAGCCAAACCCAGGAAACTCCCATATACTGACCCCAAAGACATATCAGCCGCATTATGAATTTTCCTTATCAGAACTCTGAGCTCCAACAAGGAAAATAATGTGTTGGCCCAAATAATCATCCATTGGCTATAGGACTTATGAATCATAACACAAATTAGTCAGACATTCCTATCTGCCAAGACAGGGCAGGAAGACATTCAATAGTGGGTCTTATCTCATATTCTGTGGTAGACTTGACTCTAAAAGAtggagtttttctttcttggctaATGAGCCCCTATATTCTCAATTCTCACTAGTCTGAAATATGGAGATGCTACTACTGGACTACCTTACAAGGTTATTGCGCAGATTGCTAACGTCACAAAattacaggttttttaaaaatcgaGTTGGGCTCAaatccttttccccttcctgctTATGCATACAAAACTTGCGCGGCACACAGGCAAACAAGCAAAAATCTCCCTCCTGTCTGCATCCACCTCCAAGCAGCTGGATGAGGCAAGCGGTTGCAGGTAGGCCCGCCAATCCCTATAGCAACCCGGctccttactttctttttttttaagctccCCTGGATTCGACTGGTGTAGCGTCACGTCAATCTAAACTATGTGACAGGTCCCATTGCCTGCACTACAAATCGCACAGCTCCCCGCACCCGGCCACTTCAGTTGTTACAAGATGATTGGCCGTTTCGCAAAAGCCCCACCCACCAAAATAAACGCCTGCCACCAGTTGGCTGCTTAGCTGTCACCAAGGCCGCATTCGGCGGGGATTGGTTGACCCCTTATCAGACCCCTCCCCCCACGACCCCTCCCTCCCGTCCCTCACCATTTGCGAACGCGCTCGATCGCCGCCATGACTTTTTTGATGTCATCCTTGGCGCGGCTGCGGGTCTCTGCCCGCACTGAGCGGCCCGACATGGCGCCTGTGGCCCCAGCAGCCCCAGATCCCGCAGCAGCAGCTGTGCCTACACGCGCATGCGCGTGCCGCCCCTCTACCTCCGTGCGTAACGCGTCAGCGCCCCGCCTGAGGAAGAGTACGGGCTCCTTAAGCGCATGCGCGAGGCGGTTTCATGTGCCCCGTGCATAGGGGAGGTGCGAAGCGAGTTCTGGATTGTCTTTTATAACAGGACGGGAGTTTTGTATGGCTTCAGAAGAACTAGTTTTGCAATGATATTGATTTATTTTAGATATGCTCTGGGGAAAATACAATTATACAGTTTCAAAAAGCGAGTGGATCTCATTTATATAAGGCAGGGGTTCCCCAAACTttgcatctttaagacttgtggacttgaactcccagagctggctggagaattctgggagctgaagtccacaaatcttaaagttgccaagtttgaacacctctgataTAAGGGAAAGTAACAGAAAAAAACTGTAATAGAGGGTCTGCTTTGGATTCTTAAGACCTGACTTCAAATCGTAGGTACAAATGGAGAAAGGCTTTCTTTTACGGCAGATAAATGTTTCCTTTGAGCCTTCGCTGCGATATCTTCTGTATTTGGTAGCTTTTACATCTTTTCCCAAACTAGCCTAATTATGGGATTTCCTGAGGGTCTCCCATCCAAGTGTTTATCAAGATAAATGTAGTTTAGCTTTTCAAAGGTAAAACTGCCTTTTAGATTTCTATTGCTGTTTGTGTTGTATTATGACATCACATGCTAAAGGGACAGTTGGCTTCTCACATTGAGTCATGTATTACCCAAACTATTTAGCCTAGTGAAAAGTATTTGTTGATTCACTTGCTGTATCCAGAAAGTTGGGCTATGTAGACCAGTGCTATGACTCAGTAGAAGGTTCCACATTCCTAAATTATGAAGGGGACTTGGTTTACATAGTTCACATATCAGAGAACTTTTCAGAGACTGCTACATAATGAGAAAACATAATTTGCAGACATTTACTTATAGGTTTATACTTATTTACTTATATACTTATAAGTATATACTTATTTACTTATAGGTTTAAATAGACATTTACTTATAGGTAAATAGGTTTACTTAACTATTTGCTTAATAGTAAGTCTTAAATATTAAAAGTAAGGTTCATGAAATAAACTATAGTCTTCTGGCTTACATATAACATTAAGCCAAAACAGTCAACCAAAAACAAATACACTGTAATGTATGTATCCAACCATAAAGGCAGCTGGTTTACTTCTAATTATTGGAGCAGTATGAGGCTCATATACCAAGTGTATTAAATCTGGCAAGCTTGTTGTACAGTCCCCTCCATCTAAAGCACTCTAGATATATGGTGGTTACACCCACGTAATATGAAAATGTGGGAATTTTAATCCTAATATATCTAAATACTCTAGTTTATGGATGGTTTGAGATAACAGCCAATATCTGCAAATTAGAAGTCAACAGTTAAGGCAGCTTTACTACCAATATGCATGAATATGCATTATATAGTATATTATTTCTGTTGTGGCACATTCTGGATTTGTAGTTATCCCTTAGAATCATTATGAGAAAAGAAGCAAAATGCACATTGTACCCTGGTTATGTTTAGGTCCTCAACCTAATAATTCAGTATGGTGAATGGAGACTCTTAGGAAGTAAACCTGCCAGAGGGAATTTAAGCTAGGAAGATATTTCTTATATTGTAAGCCACGGGTGTGACACTTGATCGCGTCACATGACATTATGACGCTTTTTTGCCCTTGCGGAGTCAGGGTGgttgtggcctgcatgtgatgcatccggcccgtgggctgccaatttgatacccctgttgtAAGCCAACAGCAGTTTTAAGACCATTCCTTACAGATGTGGTAATCTAATCAAGTTTTCTCAAGCAAACCTGAGCTTAGTGAACATATTAGCTTTCTAGTATAGTCCTAAATTTGAAAGGTAGAGGTAGAGACACCTTCAAATTGAGCTTAACTTTTGGTGACTTTATGGATACATCATTGTAGTTTTAATGGGAATAGTgtcttgccattgctttcttcttttttcaatttctctGTCTGGCCtcctatcctttttttgaagTGGAAAGGTACCATTTAAGCCCAACACTATGTAGCTTTTTGAGATCGTTGAAGGTCAGCTCAGTGCTGTCTACATCTACTCAAAAATAAAAGCCTCTGAAAAGCCTGGAAATTAGCCCTATCTACACTTATCCCCAATAAGTGTgaattattttgaataatttgaTAATTGAGATGATTGAATCGTTTTAATTTTGAATTCTTGACATGATTTACAATTTGTATCTATTCGTTTTGCCCATAGAACCCTTCAAATTAAAATTCCAGAAAGGTCTTTAGTTtagaacacaggtgtcaaacttgtggcatcatattgccatcacatgacatttttcctattcatggagctgggatgggtATGGCCtacacatgacacatccagcccgcgggctgccagtttgacactcctggtttagAATGCATTCTCTGATAACTTCACTTTACTTTGGACATGGTTTTGACAGTGAATTTCATCCAAGTTGTTTCAACTCTGTATGATCAAATACAGAATGTGAATAATTTTTAATTCTTTGTGTTATATATTGAATTTGATTGTATAGATGGtgtttgacttacaacaattgggCCTGGTTCCAGTAGTAAATTGTTATGGTAATAAGTTGGGGCAACCATGTGATTTGATTCTATTTTACAATATTTGTTTATGGTGGTCATTAAGGGAACACTGCAAGTCGTAAGTGTAAACCCATTGGTTGAAATGGGGAGTTTTTGCCAAAACTGGCAAAAAGTCATAAATCATGCTCATATGATCATATAATGCTGCAATTagttgtacagggcggggcataaccttttcctagggggtcacagcaagatcgacagcagtttacaacttccgcgacacctcattttaaagcccataaaaaactgaattgaatgagctattaaatgttaaatttgctttaagaatggctggaaaattcgattcggaagaacaaaagatcattgacagaataaaatgcattgcctttcgagaggctcgcgatgctggagcgacgtttatcaatcgaaaatggattgcaaacaaattgaaacgtcatccggattgggttactgataattggaacaaaacagcccaagaatgtttcacaaaatttggagaagggcgtcctctgcaactgtcccaagaaagcaaagccatcattgcaactggcagtcgcaaacaacgaaaaggaaaccgaaaagtggcccaagaaatccttcaaattcgtggaaaacaagttgatcaaaggacaatcggccgatatcgagaacgagaaggtttgaagccattccacgtcatttgcaaaccattgaaaactcaaacacacgttcaagatcggctttggttgtgcgattggttgtctgaatggaccgaggaagattttcttcatttggcgccatctgacgaattcttcgtttatgccattcgaaaaccgaatttccagaacgatcgaatttgggctaaagacgtcgacgacatcgccaaacatgaacgatatcgacaaatcgttcgcaatccgacttgcatcgggattttcgtcattttcacagccaagaaactgcattgggttttgaaggataaaggggaatcctgggatggcagttatttccgtgagaaaattttattggagaatgtcattccatttctcagtgatccagacaatgtcttggtggttggtgaggctgtctttcttcatgacaaagctccttgcatgcgtgcaaatgcgactcagcaattgttaaaggaaaacaatgtcgaattttggggcaatgacgtctggccgggaaattcgccagatctcaatccggcagagaacattggggccataattaaggatgaagtggaagctctgatgattcaggagcaaggtcaaaatcgatattcggttgaaactttgggaatgaatttggaaactgtgttgaaaaatctggaaaatcgaacggaactgtttgaagatttgttgtgttcttatccacctcgtttgaatgctgttcgaagggctaatggtggtcatactgactattaaatcgtgtcaataaactcagtttttgatgggctttcgaatggtgtatgaattatttgtgttgttattacaagtgttgctgtgaccccctaggaaaaggttatgccccgccctgtaaatGATAGCAGTTGCCAAGTACCTGgaaggcagtcatgtgactgtgaagGGGAACACTTTTTACAACAGCTAGAAGTGCATTATGGGTGGGAAATGAGCTGTTCTGGGCCCATCAtaatttgaacagttgttaagtgactggtcataaattgaggactacctgtatttcttgtTTATTCTTGTTTGTAATCTAAAGATGAGAAAGCTATAAATATACCACTAACCAAACCCATCCTTTTCAGGAAAGTATGTATCAGAGAATTCACAACAACTCTCAAAACTGAACTGAGTGAAGAGCCAATAAGCAGATAATGCAGATAACATTTAGCTAGGATTTTTTTCCTATTATGTTCCTACAAAATTCTAATTAAAAGGGATGATGCATAGATAAGGTAGTGCAAAACATCTGGATTAAAATGTTTCCGTATAAAACATTTGAGCTTAAAACATCTGTTTTGAACTCAAAGCAGCGCGTTTCAAATTTAGGATGGTCTGAGCTGTAATATTTTGCACCTACCTAGTAAGAAGAGTTAGACATTAACTCCTTTCAAAATTCACTGTGTATTTTCAAATTCTTTTGTGAAGACATCTTTTCAACTTCTTTTGCCCTTTGAAATAATAACACTAAGACTTCTCAGAATGTCCAGATGCATGGGTGATGAAAGCCACTTCTATGTGACTCAGCCCTAAGCACCAATTGACAATTAGAACAGGACAAACTATCTTGTCTTCCTTGttctaaatcagtggtagtcaacctggtccctactgcccactggtgggcattccagcttgcatggtgggcggtaggggtttgctgtaactcagctttataaattttataaagtaaaattacttccctactttataaatcaccattactgtggaaccagtggacagttagaaaattttactactaacagagatacaaaagtgggcggtaggtataaaaaggttgactacccctgttctaaATAGTCTTTAGGAATCCCAGGAAGCAACAGCTGTGCAAAAATTGTTTTATTAGTTCTCattctgcatatttttttaaaaaaaactagcccCAAATTTGCACAGAAAACATGCTTCTTGGAGCAATTCACTTCTTCTTGCCATAGATACTATCCAACGCACTCTGTGCATCTGTTATTTGTTGCTGCAGTCTCTGCTTAGTAGACTCATTAGAGGCCTTTTTCAGCAGCGTCTTCATTTCTTCCACCACAGCCCTATACCCAGTTGTGTTGTGGAAGACACGGATAGCTCGGTCCCCACAGGAAATCAGGAAGCGACTGTTCACGTCAAAGGCTAAGTCTGTTATGTGCTCTCCATGAGCACCTTCAAagcactcttcctcctctcctcgtTGGGTGTTATAAACAAAAATGCTGGTGCTGCTAGAAATGGCCACTGCCCGCGCATCAGGAGCCAGAGCAATGCGGCAGGGCTCTGTTACCTTGCAACTGCCTGTCAGCAATAGGTAAGGATCCTGTTGCTTCTTGTATTCAACATCTGTGTCCCAGAACTTCCAAGTGCCATCCTTTGAAACTGTTGCCATCCTGTTAGGGTGACAGAATGGCACGTATTATTTAGCAATTTCAAGTTAATACTGTAGTTAGATGAATGTATTGGCTTGGGTCTATAGTAGGGTCTATCATTCTTGTTGTTTATCTTCCTTTCTTTGGTTCTAAAGTCCAGAAGCTAACTACAGAGCTCCCCATGATTATATAATTCACATCATAAATTTGAAAAATGGTTCTGCATACAGACATACTCAGTACGTATGATATAGATGCCTTCAAGAGATCTGATAAAACTCAAAATATCCCTCAGGAATATTTTAAGACTTCACCTGGCCCTGGGTGACAGAATGTAGCTCTTTTCAGTTTCCTGAGGATTGATTTATTTGATGTATACAGCCGCATATCTCATATATGAGACTCTGAGCCATTACCAAGTTAAaaacattaaacaaaataacaaaataaccttAAACTTATAATAGtctataaaaagataaaaactgtaaaaaaaaaacctgcaggacaGCATACTCAATTGCCCTAGCAATATAGCCACATTTAAGAAACGCTAGGCTATAAATCCTACTAAATAAACCAACTGAGAACCTATTAACAAAGGACATTGATAAAGAATGGCCCACATTAATTGTACTTAACATCATTAATTCataatttaactttttttaagtCTACAGAATATACAAAATTGTGAATTAAATGGCTTGGGTTGGAACAACTTAagccccccacaaaaaaatttGGCCCCAAATTAATCAAACTTAGCAAGTTGTCTGAATCCATTGGTGAGCTCTGATTTGAGCTGGCTAAATATGTTGTGGGAACATAGCCACTTAATCTTCAAAGGTCATTCCTCCATTGGTTTATAAGGAGGAAGGAAGCAACTCCAAAGGGCCTTCTCTTCCTCACACCAAGGGTATCAGGAAAACTAGACAGAGGGCCTCAAAGGGAAGATGTGAACCAGTTATTATAAAAATGTTACTATTCCATAAAAATAAGGGATAGCTTCTCACCGCCGAGAGTCATTGGAAAAAGCGAAGGAATACACGCCAGCTTTATGCCCCTTCAGTTCAAAGGCTCTGATCACTTCCCGGAAATCTCCACTCTTGTTGAAACACACTTCCCACACCTTTACATCAGGAGTGAATCCACATGAACCAACAAACCTATAGGAAAGAAAATGTCAAAATGAATTGAACCACTTTGTGAGCTGCCACTTTTCTATTCTTCAATATTATTTAGAGTACAAAGAAGACATCTCTGACATAATAGAACATAAACAAGTGACTGCCCTTCCTTACCTCCCACATGGTGACACAGTTGCAAAGGTGTTGTTCATCTGGTTGGTATTGATGCTATCCAGAATTTCCCCCTTCATGTCCCAGATCAGGATGGTGGTATCACTGGAGGCACTCATGATATACTTCCCTGGGGAATAAAGGGAAACAGTAAGGCTACAATTCTGACAGGCTGATGCAgctatagatatatatttatatcattcAGGAAACCAAGCAAATTAATTTGCTTTTCAGGAAATAAAGCTGAACTGTTCCCTGTAGTTGTAAGCTAGGTTGTTCAAAAGACCAGCTTTCATACCTGTATCAGCAACCCCAATATTGATAATAGGAGCCTTGTGCTGCTTTGGAAATTCTTCTGGGATTGCAATGTATGTAAAAGTGCCATCCTCtttctttatcattttaaaaactctGAGGGTGTCTCCATATGCCAACCAAACAATGAAAGCTCTGAGTGAAGGAAAGAAAGGCATATAAGCAACACAAGGATCACAAGGAGGAAGCTGCTCCGCTTTGTAGTCATATAACATAAGCCCACCATGTTTTGTGAAGCGTGTGAAAATGCTTCCACATTTGCAACTTCAGACTAGCTTCATTTTACTGCTGCTCCTGCTGCTTTTGTCAAAAGGAATCACAGTAACAAAATCTTCAGACTCTTTCACTACATCATGCAACTGAAACAACTCCTCGGCCTGTCCTTTCCACAATGCTCTTCCTACAAAGTTTCCTACAAAACCTTTTtcagtttatctatctatctatctatctatctatctatctatctatctatctatctatctatctatctatctatctatctatctagctagctagctagctagctagctagctagctagctataatGTAATGCACTGCCTGTTTTCCTTCAGGATTAGGGCAGTTTACAAGTAAGCAGGTAATGCAAAGGGTATTATCCAAACCTCCATCCTACCTGGAGTCCGGGAAGAAGCGGACCAGGGTAGCATGGTCCAGTTCCACATTAACCCGCATGCAGCGATGCTCTCTCTCCAAAATGTCTTTGGTACTCCATATACGCACTGTACGGTCATCAGAACAGGATGCCAAATACTTCCCATTATTGCTAAAGTCCAGGCAAGTGACATTTCCACTGTGCCCctgcagaataaaaagaaaattatcctTTGGCCTATTAATAAATCCAGGTGTCTTGTATACTGGATATCTGTTATCTAAGGAGTGAAACGCTgttaaaaatgctaaaaacagGATTTATTTGAAAATTGTGGATATAAGAAAGAGGAGTATAACTATCCAGTCAAGGAAACCTTATGACCTTTACACACCTTTTCCAATTTTACCACAAACATTCCAACTTCAGAACAGGCTAATTCAACTGTAAAATAGTGGTCAAATTAAATTCTTTTGGAGTCAGGTATACTTAGtgaaattggcaaaagaaaacttAGTTTTCTTCGTTTTAATCTCAAAATTATTTGCTTTCTTCTGCTATCTATCTTTTAACAAATTGCTATGGATCATCCAGTAAACAGTTGGATTCCCACTTATTGCCTTGGACAAGTAGATATAATCAAGTAAAgccaaatggttgtaagttcatTAGTGAACAGGAAGATACAATGGTAAAGCTGTGGCAGGATGCAACTGCTTTTTCATATCACAAAGTTGTTTATTTCTGCACAATAGCTCAGGATTTCAAAATGAA
Encoded proteins:
- the TBL2 gene encoding transducin beta-like protein 2, with the translated sequence MGEAVVSATLVGLSLVLGAVVLWGLLFFLTRWTKAAPSKEDVAKLSGTPEDQNVNGDAASKTGLKKPKQQRIRKEKPQQHTFTHPLLASALKGHSGNVTCLDFSNNGKYLASCSDDRTVRIWSTKDILEREHRCMRVNVELDHATLVRFFPDSRAFIVWLAYGDTLRVFKMIKKEDGTFTYIAIPEEFPKQHKAPIINIGVADTGKYIMSASSDTTILIWDMKGEILDSINTNQMNNTFATVSPCGRFVGSCGFTPDVKVWEVCFNKSGDFREVIRAFELKGHKAGVYSFAFSNDSRRMATVSKDGTWKFWDTDVEYKKQQDPYLLLTGSCKVTEPCRIALAPDARAVAISSSTSIFVYNTQRGEEEECFEGAHGEHITDLAFDVNSRFLISCGDRAIRVFHNTTGYRAVVEEMKTLLKKASNESTKQRLQQQITDAQSALDSIYGKKK